A genomic window from Henningerozyma blattae CBS 6284 chromosome 3, complete genome includes:
- the SCL1 gene encoding proteasome core particle subunit alpha 1 (similar to Saccharomyces cerevisiae SCL1 (YGL011C); ancestral locus Anc_4.110) produces MSGAAAASAAGYDRHITIFSPEGRLYQVEYAFKACNQTNINSIAIRGNKCAVIVNQKKVPDKLLDPSTVSYIFPISKTIGLVANGPIPDAKNAATKAKTETAEYRYKYGYDMPCDVLAKRMANIAQIYTQRAYMRPLGVILTFISYDEELGPSIYKTDPAGYYVGYKATATGPKQQEINTGLENWFKKNDVKEKINEDAWEKVVEFAITQLIDSLGTEFSKRDIEVGVAIEGEFFKLAEEQIEERLVAIAEQD; encoded by the coding sequence ATGTCAGGTGCCGCTGCTGCCTCTGCTGCAGGTTATGATAGACACATTACCATTTTTTCTCCAGAAGGTCGTTTATATCAAGTCGAATATGCCTTTAAAGCTTGCAATCAAACTAACATTAATTCCATTGCTATCAGAGGTAACAAATGTGCAGTAATTGTTAATCAAAAGAAAGTTCCAGATAAGCTATTAGACCCATCTACCGTTTCATATATATTCCCTATTTCCAAGACAATTGGTTTGGTAGCTAATGGACCAATCCCAGATGCTAAGAATGCTGCCACAAAAGCTAAAACTGAAACTGCTGAATATAGATATAAGTATGGTTATGATATGCCCTGTGACGTTCTTGCGAAAAGAATGGCTAATATTGCTCAAATCTATACACAAAGAGCTTATATGAGACCATTAGGTGTCATACTCacttttatttcttatgatgaagaattaggTCCATCAATTTATAAGACTGATCCAGCCGGTTATTATGTTGGTTATAAAGCAACCGCCACTGGTCCAAAACaacaagaaataaataCTGGTTTGGAAAACTGGttcaagaaaaatgatgttaaagaaaagattaatGAAGATGCTTGGGAAAAGGTTGTTGAATTTGCCATCACACAATTAATCGATTCTCTAGGAACTGAGTTTTCAAAGAGAGATATTGAAGTTGGTGTTGCTATTGAGggtgaattttttaaattagcTGAAGaacaaattgaagaaagatTAGTT